In Luteibacter mycovicinus, a genomic segment contains:
- the flhF gene encoding flagellar biosynthesis protein FlhF, with the protein MKIKRFVAPDMRQAMRQVRDEQGPDAVILSTRRLDDGIEIIAALDYDEALVREAGFGVDLPPREREEAPIRARRDNDFAARIDQAKAATAAAVERVTRGAPAPAAPQVANPNAPQRQSSAALAASVADVVRAATVAPNHNANSDAAVNGVRAEINSLREMLEVQLSTLAWNQMDRDQPLRARVLREMTRLGIDGDVARALCAELPPGMTAEQARYLPLGILSRNIRTSGRNADTAGSAVTALVGTTGVGKTTTIAKLAARAVLRHGASNVALISADQYRIGAGAQLEHYGRLLGVRVYNAHDAQSLRNVLLQLRGKHTVLIDTAGLAGNDPKLQQQFDTLRAMTEVRVCLVLAANAQAQAIDNAIRAYAPLAPQTAILTKLDEAPLIGGALSAVIRHGLPLDYSTDGQRVPEDIASADARKLVCLAAQLVKQRTDEPDDAILADRFGFSTAPAIA; encoded by the coding sequence ATGAAAATCAAACGCTTCGTAGCCCCCGACATGCGCCAGGCCATGCGCCAGGTGCGCGACGAGCAGGGCCCGGATGCCGTGATCCTGTCGACCCGTCGGCTGGACGACGGTATCGAGATCATCGCGGCGCTGGATTACGACGAAGCGCTGGTGCGTGAAGCCGGCTTCGGTGTCGATCTTCCGCCGCGCGAGCGCGAGGAAGCCCCGATCCGCGCGCGCCGCGACAACGACTTCGCCGCACGCATCGATCAGGCCAAGGCCGCGACCGCCGCCGCTGTCGAACGTGTGACGCGCGGTGCTCCGGCGCCCGCCGCTCCGCAGGTCGCGAATCCGAATGCGCCGCAGCGTCAGTCGAGCGCCGCGCTCGCCGCCAGCGTCGCCGATGTGGTGCGCGCCGCGACGGTCGCCCCGAACCACAACGCGAACAGCGACGCCGCCGTCAATGGCGTGCGTGCCGAGATCAACAGCCTGCGTGAGATGCTGGAAGTGCAGTTGTCCACGCTCGCCTGGAATCAGATGGACCGCGACCAGCCGCTGCGCGCCCGCGTGCTCCGCGAGATGACCCGCCTGGGCATCGACGGCGACGTGGCTCGCGCGCTCTGCGCCGAGCTACCGCCGGGCATGACCGCCGAGCAGGCCCGCTACCTGCCGCTGGGCATCCTCTCGCGCAACATCCGTACCAGCGGCCGCAACGCCGACACCGCCGGTAGCGCCGTCACCGCTCTGGTCGGAACGACGGGCGTCGGCAAGACCACCACCATCGCCAAGCTTGCGGCGCGTGCGGTGCTCCGCCACGGCGCCTCGAACGTCGCGCTGATCAGTGCCGACCAGTACCGCATCGGTGCGGGCGCCCAGCTGGAACATTACGGCCGCCTGCTCGGCGTGCGCGTTTACAACGCCCACGATGCACAGAGCCTCCGCAACGTGCTGCTCCAGCTGCGTGGCAAGCACACCGTACTGATCGACACCGCCGGCCTGGCCGGTAACGATCCGAAGCTGCAGCAGCAGTTCGACACCCTGCGCGCGATGACCGAGGTGCGTGTCTGCCTCGTGCTTGCCGCGAACGCGCAGGCGCAGGCCATCGACAACGCGATCCGTGCCTACGCGCCGCTGGCGCCGCAGACCGCGATCCTGACCAAGCTCGACGAGGCCCCGCTGATCGGCGGTGCCCTGTCGGCCGTCATCCGCCACGGACTGCCGCTGGACTACAGCACGGATGGCCAGCGCGTGCCGGAAGACATCGCCTCCGCGGATGCGCGCAAACTCGTCTGCCTGGCCGCTCAACTCGTCAAGCAGCGCACCGACGAACCGGACGACGCGATTCTCGCCGACCGTT